One genomic segment of Occultella kanbiaonis includes these proteins:
- the thrC gene encoding threonine synthase: protein MAKPWRGVIAEYADRLPIEDGDPVVTLGEGGTPLVHSPSLSAATGAQVHLKVEGANPTGSFKDRGMTMAMSKVAGTGTEVVVCASTGNTSASAAAYAVRAGLGCAVVLPQGKIAAGKLAQAIVHGATLLAVDGNFDDCLRIVRSLAENYPVALVNSVNPYRLQGQKTAAFEVVDALGDAPQIHVLPVGNAGNISAYWMGYREYAADGLASRTPMMWGVQAEGAAPFVKGVPIEHPETVATAIRIGNPASWDLAVAARDDSGGRIDAVTDAQILDAQALIAREVGVFVEPASAASVAGLLVRAEAGDVPAGAQVVCTVTGNGLKDTATALGDTVIEPRVIGVDVDAAARALGLN, encoded by the coding sequence ATGGCCAAGCCCTGGCGCGGCGTGATCGCCGAGTACGCCGACCGTCTGCCGATCGAGGACGGTGACCCGGTGGTCACCCTCGGCGAGGGCGGCACCCCACTGGTGCACTCGCCGTCGTTGTCCGCCGCCACCGGCGCGCAGGTGCACCTGAAGGTGGAGGGGGCCAACCCCACCGGGTCCTTCAAGGACCGGGGCATGACGATGGCGATGAGCAAGGTCGCCGGGACCGGTACGGAGGTCGTCGTGTGCGCCTCCACCGGGAACACCTCCGCCTCCGCCGCCGCGTACGCGGTCCGTGCGGGCCTCGGCTGCGCCGTGGTGCTGCCGCAGGGCAAGATCGCGGCCGGCAAGCTCGCCCAGGCGATCGTGCACGGGGCCACGCTGCTCGCCGTGGACGGCAACTTCGACGACTGCCTGCGAATCGTGCGCTCGCTCGCGGAGAACTACCCCGTCGCCCTCGTGAACTCGGTGAACCCGTACCGGCTGCAGGGGCAGAAGACGGCCGCGTTCGAGGTCGTCGACGCGCTCGGCGACGCCCCGCAGATCCACGTGCTGCCGGTCGGCAACGCAGGCAACATCTCGGCGTACTGGATGGGCTACCGCGAGTACGCCGCCGACGGTCTCGCGTCCCGGACCCCGATGATGTGGGGCGTCCAGGCGGAGGGCGCCGCGCCGTTCGTCAAGGGCGTGCCGATCGAGCACCCGGAGACGGTCGCGACCGCGATCCGGATCGGGAACCCGGCCTCCTGGGACCTGGCCGTTGCCGCTCGGGACGACTCCGGAGGGCGCATCGACGCCGTCACCGACGCGCAGATCCTTGACGCACAGGCCCTCATCGCCCGCGAGGTCGGCGTGTTCGTGGAGCCGGCGTCCGCGGCGAGCGTGGCCGGCCTGCTCGTGCGCGCCGAGGCAGGCGACGTCCCCGCCGGCGCGCAGGTGGTCTGCACCGTCACCGGGAACGGGCTCAAGGACACCGCGACGGCGCTCGGGGACACCGTCATCGAGCCGCGGGTGATCGGTGTGGACGTCGACGCCGCCGCCCGGGCCCTCGGTCTGAACTGA